From Acidothermus cellulolyticus 11B, a single genomic window includes:
- a CDS encoding tRNA (adenine-N1)-methyltransferase, whose product MTADALAPGDRVQLIDPKGRRHLIVLEPGRQFHTHQGIIEHDHLIGQPEGCVVQSTRGTAYLAFRPTLADFVLAMPRGAAVVYPKDAAMIIGYADVFPGAVVLEAGAGSGALTCWLLRAAGDRGKVISVERRPDFAMIARRNVTRFFGALPPTWRLVVGDLTEVTAAAPIRRVDRIVLDLLEPWACVPAVARLLVPGGLLCSYVATTTQLSRIVETLRSHGEFAEPVAFETLLRTWHVDGLAVRPDHRMIGHTGFLVLARRVADGVIPPPRRRRPAHGAHRLPESQPPGGEDG is encoded by the coding sequence GTGACCGCCGACGCGTTAGCGCCAGGAGACCGGGTCCAACTCATCGACCCCAAGGGACGGCGTCATCTGATCGTCCTCGAACCGGGCCGGCAATTCCACACCCACCAAGGAATCATCGAGCACGATCACCTGATCGGCCAGCCGGAAGGTTGCGTCGTCCAGTCCACCCGGGGGACGGCGTACCTTGCCTTCCGGCCGACGCTCGCTGACTTTGTCCTGGCCATGCCGCGCGGTGCAGCGGTCGTCTACCCCAAGGACGCCGCGATGATCATCGGGTACGCCGACGTCTTCCCGGGAGCGGTCGTGCTCGAGGCAGGCGCCGGTTCGGGCGCCCTCACCTGCTGGCTGCTCCGGGCGGCTGGCGATCGCGGCAAGGTGATCTCTGTGGAGCGGCGGCCGGATTTCGCGATGATCGCCCGGCGCAACGTGACGCGGTTCTTTGGCGCCCTCCCGCCGACGTGGCGGCTGGTCGTCGGTGATCTCACCGAGGTGACCGCCGCGGCACCTATCCGGCGGGTTGATCGAATCGTCCTCGATCTGCTGGAACCGTGGGCCTGCGTGCCGGCGGTCGCGCGCCTGCTGGTGCCGGGTGGACTGCTCTGCAGCTACGTCGCCACCACGACGCAGCTCAGCCGGATCGTCGAGACCCTACGGTCCCACGGGGAATTCGCTGAGCCGGTCGCGTTCGAGACGTTGCTGCGCACCTGGCACGTTGACGGACTCGCCGTTCGCCCGGACCACCGCATGATCGGCCACACCGGATTCCTCGTGCTGGCCCGCCGGGTCGCGGACGGCGTCATCCCGCCGCCGCGGCGCCGCCGTCCGGCTCACGGCGCCCACCGGCTCCCCGAGAGCCAACCGCCGGGGGGCGAGGACGGGTAA
- a CDS encoding ferredoxin, translating to MRSTSGDETATEPAVEVWIDQSLCTGDGLCVQEARDVFELDLDGLAYVKGPDGELRTEPGARVRVPGGCLAEVVDSARRCPGACIHVVRVADGVEIAGPDAAD from the coding sequence GTGAGGTCAACGTCCGGCGACGAAACGGCCACCGAACCCGCGGTCGAGGTCTGGATCGACCAGTCGCTCTGCACCGGCGACGGGCTGTGCGTCCAGGAAGCTCGTGACGTGTTCGAGCTCGACCTGGATGGTCTGGCCTACGTGAAGGGCCCGGACGGTGAGCTCCGCACCGAACCGGGTGCGCGGGTCCGGGTGCCCGGCGGCTGCCTCGCCGAAGTGGTCGATTCGGCCCGGCGTTGTCCTGGGGCGTGCATTCACGTCGTCCGGGTTGCTGACGGGGTCGAGATCGCTGGTCCGGACGCGGCGGACTGA